TCAGAATTTCCTGAGggctttatatttaatttcattaggTCATTCCCAGAACAGCAGTTTTTTcttctgggtttttgttgttgttgttttcccccTCTACTCAGAGAATACTggcatcattttttctttcagactGGGAAACAAGACTAGAAAATAACATATCAGTCCCAGAGCCAGACACTCCTGAAGAAGAGCCCTCTCCAGAGGCAGTAGTGGAGAAACACAAAAGTGATGATGTCTCAGAGTCCTGGGTGTCTAAAGGCAGTCCACAGAGGCAGCAGGCAGATGAACTGACATtgccaaggaaaataaaaataattgagaaaacaATACCCACTTTGGAGAAAGACCATGTAAATCATAACTTTGAGAAAAGTATCAATATTAGTTCAAACCCAGTAACACAACAAGACATATCTCCAGAAGAATCGGCTACTAAAACAAGCATCAAACGGAATTTAAAACcagttaaaaaagagaaatcttgtaagtgcaatgaatgtgggaaagcttttagttatTGTTCAGCACTTATTCGCCATCAGAGAACACATACTGGAGAAAAACCCTACAAGTGTAATGAATGCGAGAAAGCCTTCAGCAGGAGTGAAAACCTTATAAACCATCaaagaattcatactggagatAAACCATATAAATGTGATCAGTGTGGCAAAGGCTTCATTGAGGGTCCATCTCTTGCTCAACATCaaagaattcacactggagaaaaaccctataaatgtgatgaatgtgggaaagcctttagtcAGAGGACCCATCTTGTTCagcatcagagaattcacactggtgagaaaccATATACTTGTaatgaatgtggaaaagcctttaGCCAGAGAGGCCACTTTATGgaacatcagaaaattcatacagGGGAAAAACCTTTTAAATGTGATGAATGTGATAAAACCTTCACCAGGAGCACTCACCTtactcaacatcaaaaaattcATACTGGCGAGAAAACCTataaatgtaatgaatgtgggaaggccttcaaTGGGCCCTCAACATTTATCCGTCATCATATGATTCACACTGGTGAAAAACCGTATGAgtgcaatgaatgtgggaaagccttcagtcaGCACTCCAACCTCACTCAACACCAGAAAactcacactggggagaagccttacGATTGTGCTGAATGTGGAAAATCCTTTAGTTACTGGTCATCCCTGGCTCAACATCtgaaaattcatactggagaaaaaccttacaaatgcagtgaatgtggaaagGCCTTCAGTTACTGCTCTTCCCTTACTCAGCATCGCAGAATTCACACCCGAGAAAAGCCCTttgaatgcagtgaatgtgggaaggcTTTCAGTTACCTCTCAAATCTTAATCAGCATCAGAAGACGCATACCCAAGAGAAAGCTTACAAgtgtaaggaatgtgggaaagcctttattCGGAGTTCATCTCTTGCTAAACATGAAAGAATTCATACTGGCGAGAAACCCTATCAGTGTCATGAATGTGGGAAAACCTTCAGTTACGGCTCATCCCTTATTCAGCACAGGAAAATACATACTGGAGAAAGACCTTACAAGTGTAACGAGTGTGGAAGAGCCTTCAACCAGAACATACACCTTACACAACATAAGAGAATTCACACAGGAGCAAAGCCTTATGAGTGTGGTGAGTGTGGCAAAGCCTTTCGACACTGTTCATCTCTTGCTCAACATCAAAAAACTCACACAGAAGAAAAGCCATACCAGTGTAATAAATGTGAAAAGGCTTTTAGTCAGAGTTCCCATCTGACTCAGCATCaaagaattcacactggagagaagccgtATAAGTGTAATGAATGTGACAAAGCCTTCAGTCGGAGCACTCATCTGACTGAACATCAGAGCactcacactggggagaagctgtACAACTGTGATGAATGCAGGAAGACATTCAGCCAGAGCACTTACCTCGTTCAGCATCAGAGAGTTCATTCAGGAGAGAAGCCTTTTGGATGTAATGACTGTGGAAAAGCCTTCAGGTACCGCTCTGCTCTCAACAAGCATCAAAGGCTGCACCCTGGCATATGACTGTTTCAGGAGCATCATAAACGTAGGCGATGCATTTACTCTACTTTGTCCTTCTGCTAAGTACTGCAGAACCAGAATGACCTGAGAAACTGCTTAAATCATTTTAACTTTTCACTGTCACACTACAGAATGGGAAGTGCATTGGGCTGAGGTAATCAACTGTGTTAAGCAACTTTGTAACATTGGAAAATTCAGCTACCCCAAGCTTCACTTTCTCTGTGAAATGAGAGATTTGGAGTAGatgattttaaatgttgtttGGAGGTCTATTCATAATATATTCTTGAATAGGATTGCTACCTGTCAGATTTTGCTGTGTtgcatctaaaatatatttatgcatgTTTTGCTAATAGGAAGCATTTATGCTTCAGTAACTAGACTGGAGATCTATTAAGCTTCTGTTCTAATGCATTTAAATTGTTTAAGTAACCGGTTCCtaataaaaagaagtataaaatacCCTTACATTAATAATTCAGTAGCATATAATGGCTTAACTGAGCACAAGTGTTGAACTTTCCTATTGTTTTCTCCTCTAGTATGTTTTAACATTCTAGTTTATTACAACTACAGAGATTCTCTTCTACAGCCTAAACCAGTGTTACCTGACCATAGCTGCATAGTGGAATCACTTCCGGAACTGTAACATTTTATTGCTAAGCTCCACCTCCAGAGACTAATTTAACTGACCTAAGGGGTGGGACACAggcatcaaaatatttttttaactcctACTTatgtttcatctgtaaaataaagggtgTTCACAGAAGTAATTTTGTTAGGTATGATAGTAGTCTATTTTAGAGACCATGATTTTTAGAAATGCATAATGAACTATCTAGGGATGAAATTACATGTCtcagttttgtttaaaatatttcagcaaatgaacaaaacaaaggaagaaaaaaggactAACAGAGCTAATGTGGCAAATTTTAATAGTTGTAGAATCATTACAATTGGCATATGGgagttcattatactattctctaattttacatgttttaaatttgttattttaataagaacattatgtcttatcaattatttcttaacGAGTTTAAAATAGATTTGACTGTATGAttttttgagattaaaaaatcttcaaaatggttatttaaaatgtattaaaaagttcCAGAGAAAAATTAAGTCATTAATTTTCTGACTGCAGGAGGCAGCTGGACCTTCAATGTTCATCTGACTCAGTGGTCAGCAAATAGGGTTATGAGACAGCAACGAGAAACCTATGGTTTAACATTTATCATTGTGTAAGTCTCAGTTCACGACTGCAGGAGAGATTTGGTCAACCCATTTCAGCTCAGGGAGCCAGGGTTGATGGGACCTGCAGTGCAGAGAGGATGTGTCTGCCCTCCAGGCAGCTTCAGAGTCCCAGAGAGCCAAGTCTTGCCTGGTAAACAGCTTCATAGTTTAAATCACAAAAAAATGCACGtgttgggccacatattaaagtTGTTAAGTCCTCAAAAGGTATGGTCTTGGTGTCTTGATGGCCCTCCAGCCCCTTTTCTTAAATCTTACCAATCTCTGATGGCCCTGTCTTTCCAACTCCATTTCCTCTCACCAGCAGAGGTAAAAGTGTAAAAGACAGTGTGTTGAGAGAGTAAAGgctaaaggtggaaagaaaaaaaaaaaaaagatggctgTGCCtcacttgtgtggctcagttggagcgtcCCTGCTGTACTCTAAAGCGAAAGGTCCCTGGAATCACACCTTGATTCCCCCTCGGGGCACTGCCTGGGTTTcggatttggtccctggtctggtGTGTAGTACAGGCAATGATCcggtccctctctccctcctttcccttccctctaaaaataaataaaatatttcacaaagaaaGACAGATGCGGCTTTGATGGAGTATAAAAAATTTATCACCAGCTGCCCCTCCACCTCCCAGAACTTCATAAAAAGCCATCAACTAGGAATTAGGGCAAAGCCAGCAAATTCAAAAGTCCATGTTTACACTGTTTCAGACACCTAGGGTTCATAACcatctatttctgttttctgtttttaacttaaaaattttaaaatacaacatgCTCTAACTGGTTTGTAAGAACAACAA
The sequence above is drawn from the Desmodus rotundus isolate HL8 chromosome 12, HLdesRot8A.1, whole genome shotgun sequence genome and encodes:
- the ZNF184 gene encoding zinc finger protein 184, whose translation is MEDLSSAVSALLQGGHTLLPSVSVQESVTFKDVVVDFTQEEWKQLDPVQRDLFRDVTLENYTHLVSIGLQVSKPDVIFQLEQGTEPWIVEPGIPVGGSGDWETRLENNISVPEPDTPEEEPSPEAVVEKHKSDDVSESWVSKGSPQRQQADELTLPRKIKIIEKTIPTLEKDHVNHNFEKSINISSNPVTQQDISPEESATKTSIKRNLKPVKKEKSCKCNECGKAFSYCSALIRHQRTHTGEKPYKCNECEKAFSRSENLINHQRIHTGDKPYKCDQCGKGFIEGPSLAQHQRIHTGEKPYKCDECGKAFSQRTHLVQHQRIHTGEKPYTCNECGKAFSQRGHFMEHQKIHTGEKPFKCDECDKTFTRSTHLTQHQKIHTGEKTYKCNECGKAFNGPSTFIRHHMIHTGEKPYECNECGKAFSQHSNLTQHQKTHTGEKPYDCAECGKSFSYWSSLAQHLKIHTGEKPYKCSECGKAFSYCSSLTQHRRIHTREKPFECSECGKAFSYLSNLNQHQKTHTQEKAYKCKECGKAFIRSSSLAKHERIHTGEKPYQCHECGKTFSYGSSLIQHRKIHTGERPYKCNECGRAFNQNIHLTQHKRIHTGAKPYECGECGKAFRHCSSLAQHQKTHTEEKPYQCNKCEKAFSQSSHLTQHQRIHTGEKPYKCNECDKAFSRSTHLTEHQSTHTGEKLYNCDECRKTFSQSTYLVQHQRVHSGEKPFGCNDCGKAFRYRSALNKHQRLHPGI